The Gemmatimonadaceae bacterium genome includes a window with the following:
- a CDS encoding RNA polymerase sigma factor, producing the protein MTERGHTDGEVTLRTRVDAVYRTESRRVLATLIRLLGDFDRAEEAMHDAFTVALERWHRDGVPANPRSWLISTARFRAIDAGRRHARLEHAAHDVAASLHPGPSDAGDDDPDVRDDQLRLVFTCCHPALAADAQVALTLREVCGLTTEEIARAYLTAPSTIAQRIVRAKQKIRVARIPYQVPDLPTLPERLHTVLQVIYLVFNEGYSASAGAAVTRHDLSAEAIRLARLLRGLLPEPEVEGLLALMLLHSSRRVSRTGADGELVLLEAQDRTRWDRAMIIEGSTLVQGALRSRRFGPYTLQAAIAAVHAEAPTAAATDWRQVVGLYDVLLRVEHTPVVALNRAVAIAMCGDVQAGLAAIDALLAGTTLAGYHLAHAARADLCRRCGRTDDALASYRIALGLARQDPERRFLQRRIDELS; encoded by the coding sequence ATGACGGAACGTGGCCACACGGACGGTGAGGTCACGCTCCGCACCCGCGTGGATGCGGTCTACCGCACCGAGTCACGTCGCGTGCTCGCCACGCTCATCCGCCTCCTCGGTGACTTCGACCGCGCCGAGGAGGCGATGCACGACGCATTCACGGTGGCACTCGAGCGGTGGCATCGCGACGGCGTGCCAGCCAACCCGCGGTCATGGCTCATCTCCACCGCCCGCTTCCGCGCCATCGACGCCGGCCGCCGACACGCGCGGCTCGAGCACGCGGCGCACGACGTGGCCGCGTCGCTGCACCCCGGCCCCAGCGACGCGGGGGACGACGACCCCGACGTCCGCGACGACCAGCTCCGCCTGGTCTTCACCTGCTGCCATCCGGCGCTCGCCGCCGATGCACAGGTCGCGCTCACCCTGCGCGAGGTCTGCGGCCTCACCACCGAGGAGATCGCTCGCGCATACCTCACCGCGCCATCCACCATCGCCCAGCGCATCGTGCGCGCGAAGCAGAAGATCCGCGTGGCACGCATCCCGTACCAGGTTCCGGACCTGCCCACGCTGCCGGAACGGCTGCACACGGTGCTGCAGGTGATCTACCTGGTCTTCAACGAAGGGTATTCCGCCAGCGCCGGCGCCGCCGTCACCCGCCATGACCTCTCCGCCGAGGCCATCCGCCTCGCGCGCCTGCTGCGCGGGCTGCTCCCCGAGCCCGAGGTGGAGGGGCTGCTGGCGCTGATGCTCCTGCACAGTTCGCGGCGCGTCTCACGCACCGGCGCCGATGGCGAGCTGGTGCTCCTCGAGGCACAGGACCGCACGCGCTGGGACCGCGCGATGATCATCGAGGGATCGACCCTCGTGCAGGGCGCCCTCCGTTCGCGCCGGTTCGGGCCGTACACGCTGCAGGCCGCGATCGCGGCCGTGCACGCCGAGGCGCCCACCGCCGCGGCCACCGACTGGCGGCAGGTGGTGGGGTTGTACGACGTGCTCCTGCGCGTGGAACACACGCCGGTGGTCGCCCTCAACCGAGCCGTGGCCATCGCGATGTGCGGCGACGTCCAGGCCGGGCTGGCGGCGATCGACGCGCTGCTGGCCGGCACCACCCTCGCCGGCTATCACCTCGCTCACGCCGCCCGCGCGGACCTCTGTCGCCGCTGCGGCCGGACGGACGACGCGCTCGCGTCGTACCGGATCGCGCTGGGCCTGGCGCGCCAGGACCCCGAGCGCCGCTTCCTCCAGCGCCGCATCGACGAGCTCTCCTGA
- a CDS encoding YciI family protein: MKYLCLIYDADSDMAAMSKGESDAFMGEYFAFTTDLAKSGRMLAGEALEPAHTATTLRHRNGTLTTTDGPFAETKEQLGGFYLVEAADLNEALQIAAKIPSVRTGSIEVRPVTVFDGM; the protein is encoded by the coding sequence ATGAAGTACCTCTGCCTGATCTACGATGCCGACAGCGACATGGCCGCGATGTCGAAGGGCGAGAGCGACGCGTTCATGGGTGAGTACTTCGCCTTCACCACCGACCTGGCGAAGAGCGGAAGGATGCTCGCCGGCGAGGCACTGGAGCCGGCACACACCGCCACCACCCTGCGCCACCGCAACGGCACCCTCACCACCACCGATGGGCCCTTCGCTGAGACGAAGGAGCAGCTCGGTGGCTTCTACCTGGTCGAGGCCGCGGACCTGAACGAGGCGCTGCAGATCGCCGCGAAGATCCCGTCGGTGCGCACGGGCAGCATCGAGGTGCGCCCGGTCACCGTCTTCGACGGCATGTGA
- a CDS encoding amidohydrolase family protein, with product MRVTQLFLAVLATTQTLAAQAPVVTAIRAARLIVGDGTQVEQPVVVITGERITAVGPVATVRVPAGARVLDMPGATLMPGFFDMHTHLTSIDNDGGDLSVLKETAAHGAIYAVINARKTLEAGFTTVREAGSTDYVDIAVRDAITRGLIPGPRIHASGPSLGSTGGHADVNGWSPNIAIPGTGAIVDGPDAIRRQVRLNVKYGADQIKFVATGGILSVGDAVNAPQFGDDEMAALVAEATRLGRRVMAHAHGGAGLLAAVNAGAASIEHGSLVDDAAIAAMKARGTYLVPTLIILEEIVRDGETKGVPANSIAKARAIAVERRTRLRRAYQSGVKFALGTDATSDIHGRNGEEFKYMVDILGATPMDAITIGTMNAATLLGVEQDYGSVAAGKVADLVAVQGNPLTDVSLLARVSFVMKGGVVVKSAPVTARRGQE from the coding sequence ATGCGTGTCACGCAGCTGTTCCTGGCCGTCCTGGCCACCACCCAGACGCTGGCGGCGCAGGCGCCGGTCGTGACCGCGATCCGTGCCGCGCGCCTGATCGTCGGTGACGGCACGCAGGTGGAGCAGCCGGTGGTGGTGATCACCGGTGAGCGGATCACCGCGGTGGGGCCGGTGGCCACGGTGCGGGTGCCGGCGGGCGCGCGCGTGCTGGACATGCCGGGCGCGACGCTGATGCCCGGCTTCTTCGACATGCACACGCACCTCACGTCGATCGACAACGACGGCGGTGACCTCTCGGTGCTGAAGGAGACGGCGGCCCATGGCGCCATCTATGCCGTGATCAACGCACGCAAGACCCTCGAGGCCGGGTTCACCACCGTGCGGGAGGCCGGCAGCACGGACTACGTGGACATCGCGGTGCGTGATGCGATCACCCGCGGGCTGATTCCCGGTCCGCGCATCCACGCCTCGGGGCCGTCGCTGGGCAGCACCGGCGGGCACGCCGACGTGAATGGCTGGAGCCCGAACATCGCGATCCCCGGCACGGGGGCGATCGTGGACGGCCCGGATGCCATCCGTCGGCAGGTGCGGCTGAACGTCAAGTACGGTGCCGATCAGATCAAGTTCGTGGCCACCGGCGGCATCCTGTCAGTGGGTGATGCGGTGAACGCCCCGCAGTTCGGTGACGACGAGATGGCGGCGCTGGTGGCGGAAGCGACGCGACTGGGCCGCCGCGTGATGGCGCATGCGCATGGCGGGGCCGGCCTGCTGGCGGCGGTGAACGCGGGGGCCGCGAGCATCGAGCACGGCAGCCTGGTGGACGATGCCGCGATCGCGGCGATGAAGGCGCGCGGCACGTACCTCGTGCCCACACTCATCATCCTCGAGGAGATCGTGCGGGATGGCGAGACGAAAGGGGTGCCGGCGAACTCGATCGCGAAGGCGCGGGCGATCGCCGTCGAGCGGCGCACGCGCCTGCGCCGCGCCTACCAGTCGGGGGTGAAGTTCGCGCTGGGCACCGACGCCACGAGCGACATCCACGGCCGCAACGGCGAGGAGTTCAAGTACATGGTGGACATCCTCGGCGCCACGCCGATGGATGCCATCACCATCGGCACGATGAACGCGGCGACGCTGCTGGGGGTGGAGCAGGACTACGGGAGCGTGGCCGCCGGCAAGGTGGCGGACCTGGTGGCGGTGCAGGGCAACCCGCTCACCGACGTGTCATTGCTGGCACGCGTGTCCTTCGTGATGAAAGGTGGGGTGGTGGTGAAGTCGGCGCCCGTCACGGCACGACGTGGTCAGGAATGA
- a CDS encoding RidA family protein codes for MMRVLLPAGWPRPRGYANGVVARGHLVFVAGMVGWNPDGTFPSDTLVGQARLALQNVVAVLAEAGAKPEHIVRMTWYVLDKQAYLAAGAELGAVFREVIGSYNLAMSAVQVCALMEDRALVEIEVTAVIPDHVVP; via the coding sequence CTGATGCGCGTCCTGCTCCCGGCCGGATGGCCACGCCCGCGCGGCTATGCCAACGGCGTGGTCGCACGCGGACACCTGGTGTTCGTGGCCGGCATGGTCGGCTGGAACCCCGACGGCACATTTCCCAGTGACACGCTCGTCGGCCAGGCGCGCCTCGCCCTGCAGAACGTGGTGGCGGTGCTGGCCGAGGCGGGCGCCAAGCCGGAGCACATCGTGCGGATGACGTGGTATGTGCTGGACAAGCAGGCCTATCTCGCCGCTGGCGCGGAACTCGGCGCGGTGTTCCGCGAGGTCATCGGCAGCTACAACTTGGCCATGTCGGCGGTGCAGGTGTGCGCACTGATGGAGGATCGCGCGCTGGTGGAGATCGAGGTGACGGCGGTCATTCCTGACCACGTCGTGCCGTGA
- a CDS encoding benzoate-CoA ligase family protein, with product MPGAHIDTFARDNLPPVAQQPEFLFPLPSLQFPAQLNCATEILDRHLVEGRGHRPCLHCNGITWTYADLQHQANRIANVLVHDMGLVPGNRVLLRAPNNLMMVASWFAVMKAGGIAVATMPLLRAVELQKVIDKAQVSHALCDVALAGELDLALLQSPQRVAVKHFNTRSEGSLDVAMESAHPTFTNVDTASDETCIIAFTSGTTGQPKGTMHFHRDVMAICACWPPHVLRPRADDVFIGSPPLAFTFGLGGLVLFPMMVGASAVLVERPSPQALLDGITTHGATTLFTAPTTYRGLAAHGAMLRTSALRQCVSAGEVLPASTRTLWREATGIELIDGIGATEMLHIFISADEASARPGATGRPVPGYVATLLDDVGNEVPQGTVGRLAVKGPTGCRYLADERQRAYVVNGWNVTGDAYVMDADGYFHYQSRTDDMIISSGYNIAAPEVEEALLHHAAVAECAVIGVPDDERGQIVKAFVVPKAGHDATPALVRELQEHVKQSIAPYKYPRAIEFRETLPRTETGKLQRFRLREP from the coding sequence ATGCCCGGCGCACACATCGACACCTTCGCCCGCGACAACCTGCCGCCCGTGGCGCAGCAACCGGAGTTCCTGTTCCCGCTGCCGTCGCTGCAGTTCCCGGCCCAGCTCAACTGCGCGACCGAGATCCTCGACCGCCACCTCGTCGAGGGCCGCGGGCATCGCCCGTGCCTGCACTGCAACGGCATCACCTGGACCTACGCCGACCTGCAGCACCAGGCGAACCGCATCGCGAACGTGCTGGTGCACGACATGGGGCTGGTGCCCGGCAACCGCGTGCTGCTGCGGGCACCGAACAACCTGATGATGGTGGCGAGCTGGTTCGCCGTCATGAAGGCCGGCGGCATCGCCGTCGCGACCATGCCGCTCCTGCGTGCGGTGGAGCTGCAGAAGGTCATCGACAAGGCTCAGGTCTCGCACGCCCTCTGCGACGTGGCGCTGGCCGGCGAGCTGGACCTGGCGCTGCTGCAGTCGCCGCAGCGCGTGGCCGTGAAGCACTTCAACACCCGGTCGGAAGGATCGCTGGACGTGGCGATGGAGTCGGCGCACCCGACCTTCACGAACGTCGACACTGCCAGCGACGAGACCTGCATCATCGCCTTCACCTCCGGCACCACCGGGCAGCCGAAGGGCACGATGCACTTCCACCGTGACGTGATGGCGATCTGCGCCTGCTGGCCGCCACACGTGCTGCGCCCGCGAGCGGACGACGTCTTCATCGGCAGCCCGCCGCTCGCCTTCACCTTCGGGCTGGGCGGGCTGGTGCTCTTCCCGATGATGGTGGGTGCCTCCGCCGTGCTGGTGGAACGCCCGTCGCCGCAGGCGCTGCTGGACGGGATCACCACACACGGCGCCACCACGCTCTTCACCGCCCCCACCACCTATCGCGGTCTGGCGGCACACGGTGCCATGCTGCGCACCTCCGCGCTCCGCCAGTGCGTGTCGGCTGGAGAGGTGCTGCCGGCCTCCACCCGCACGCTCTGGCGCGAGGCCACCGGCATCGAGCTGATCGACGGCATCGGTGCCACCGAGATGCTGCACATCTTCATCTCGGCCGACGAGGCCAGCGCGCGTCCCGGTGCCACCGGGCGTCCCGTGCCCGGCTACGTCGCGACGCTGCTCGACGACGTGGGGAACGAGGTGCCGCAGGGCACGGTGGGCCGGCTGGCGGTGAAGGGCCCCACCGGCTGCCGCTACCTGGCCGACGAGCGCCAGCGCGCCTACGTGGTGAACGGCTGGAACGTCACCGGCGACGCCTACGTGATGGATGCCGACGGCTACTTCCACTACCAGTCGCGCACCGACGACATGATCATCTCGTCGGGCTACAACATTGCCGCACCGGAGGTGGAGGAGGCCCTGCTGCACCACGCCGCCGTCGCCGAGTGCGCCGTGATCGGCGTGCCCGACGATGAGCGCGGCCAGATCGTGAAGGCGTTCGTGGTGCCGAAGGCCGGCCATGACGCCACGCCGGCGCTGGTGCGTGAGCTGCAGGAGCACGTGAAGCAGTCCATCGCGCCGTACAAGTACCCGCGGGCCATCGAGTTCCGCGAGACGCTGCCCCGCACCGAGACCGGCAAGCTGCAGCGGTTCCGCCTGCGCGAACCGTGA
- a CDS encoding acyl-CoA dehydrogenase family protein yields MSDTRHLDWPFLEPHHRTLAAGLEAWCTAHLAHASHASHADVDAACRTHVRNLGFGGWLAHAVAGTSHGGAADHIDTRAICLIRETLARHDGLADFAFAMQGLGSGAISVHGTPAQRAHYLPRVASGELIAAFALSEPDAGSDVAAMACAAQVEGDTVVLDGTKTWISNGGIADFYVVFARTGEAAGSRGISAFIVDAGTPGLTIAGRIDVIAPHPLATLQFTGCRIPLSARLGATGEGFKVAMRTLDIFRTSVAAAALGFARRALDVALAHSRQRRMFGGVLADLQLTQAKLAQMATTIDSAALLTYRAAWLRDRGETVTREAAMAKMVATEGAQHVIDDAVQLLGGLGVTTGNPVEQLYREIRSLRIYEGATEVQQLIIARDLLRAAAEGR; encoded by the coding sequence ATGAGTGACACGCGCCACCTGGACTGGCCATTCCTCGAGCCACACCACCGGACGCTGGCCGCCGGGCTCGAGGCGTGGTGCACTGCGCACCTCGCACACGCGTCACACGCGTCACACGCTGACGTGGATGCCGCCTGCCGCACCCACGTGCGCAACCTGGGCTTCGGCGGCTGGCTGGCGCACGCCGTCGCCGGCACGTCGCACGGCGGCGCCGCCGACCACATCGACACCCGCGCCATCTGCCTGATCCGCGAGACCCTCGCGCGCCACGACGGCCTGGCCGACTTCGCCTTCGCCATGCAGGGACTGGGCAGCGGCGCGATCAGCGTGCACGGCACGCCGGCGCAGCGCGCACACTACCTGCCGCGGGTGGCCAGCGGTGAGCTGATTGCCGCCTTCGCGCTCTCCGAGCCCGATGCCGGCAGCGACGTGGCTGCCATGGCCTGCGCCGCGCAGGTCGAGGGCGACACCGTGGTCCTCGACGGCACCAAGACCTGGATCAGCAACGGCGGCATCGCCGACTTCTACGTGGTCTTCGCACGCACCGGCGAGGCGGCGGGCTCGCGCGGCATCTCGGCGTTCATCGTCGATGCGGGCACGCCCGGCCTCACCATCGCCGGGCGCATCGACGTGATCGCACCGCACCCGCTGGCCACGCTGCAGTTCACTGGCTGCCGCATCCCGCTCAGCGCGCGACTGGGCGCGACGGGTGAGGGATTCAAGGTGGCGATGCGCACGCTGGACATCTTCCGCACCTCGGTGGCCGCGGCCGCGCTCGGCTTCGCGCGCCGCGCGCTGGACGTGGCGCTGGCGCACAGCCGGCAGCGCAGGATGTTCGGCGGCGTGCTGGCCGACCTGCAGCTCACCCAGGCGAAGCTGGCCCAGATGGCCACCACCATCGACAGCGCCGCCCTCCTCACCTATCGCGCCGCCTGGCTGCGTGACCGCGGCGAGACCGTCACCCGCGAAGCCGCGATGGCGAAGATGGTCGCCACCGAGGGCGCACAGCACGTGATCGACGACGCCGTGCAGCTCCTCGGCGGGCTGGGCGTGACCACCGGCAACCCGGTGGAGCAGCTCTACCGCGAGATCCGCTCGCTGCGCATCTACGAGGGGGCCACCGAAGTGCAGCAGCTCATCATCGCCCGTGACCTGCTGCGCGCGGCAGCGGAGGGCCGCTGA
- a CDS encoding enoyl-CoA hydratase family protein yields the protein MSTPKLPPLDAGLAAGTSRPLARYQATHVLWEVRDRVGVITLNRPERRNPLTFESYAELRDLFEALRHAPDVTAVLLQGAGGHFCSGGDVHEIIGPLIGRTAPELLRFTRMTGALVKAMRACPQPIVAAVDGTCAGAGAILAMASDLRIGTSRSRTAFLFNRVGLAGCDMGACAMLPRIIGQGRASELLFTGRSMPGDEALQWGFFNRLAEPDALHDTAMQLARDIAHGPTFANGVTKAMLHQEWSMGLDDAIEAEAQAQALCMTTADFGRAYTAFVAKQRPVFEGN from the coding sequence ATGAGCACGCCGAAGCTGCCCCCGCTCGACGCCGGCCTCGCCGCCGGCACGTCACGCCCGCTGGCCCGCTACCAGGCCACGCACGTCCTGTGGGAGGTGCGCGACCGCGTCGGCGTGATCACGCTCAATCGCCCCGAACGCCGGAACCCGCTCACCTTCGAGTCGTACGCCGAGCTGCGCGACCTGTTCGAGGCCCTGCGGCACGCGCCCGACGTGACGGCGGTGCTGCTGCAGGGCGCCGGCGGCCATTTCTGCTCGGGCGGCGACGTGCACGAGATCATCGGCCCGCTCATCGGACGCACAGCGCCGGAGCTGCTGCGGTTCACGCGCATGACCGGCGCGCTGGTGAAGGCGATGCGGGCCTGCCCGCAACCGATCGTGGCCGCAGTGGATGGCACCTGCGCTGGCGCGGGCGCGATCCTCGCCATGGCGTCGGACCTGCGCATCGGCACGTCGCGCAGCAGGACGGCCTTCCTGTTCAACCGCGTCGGCCTGGCCGGCTGTGACATGGGCGCATGTGCGATGCTGCCGCGCATCATCGGGCAGGGCCGCGCCAGCGAGCTCCTGTTCACCGGCCGATCGATGCCCGGCGACGAGGCGCTGCAGTGGGGCTTCTTCAACCGCCTCGCCGAGCCTGACGCGCTGCACGACACCGCCATGCAGCTCGCACGCGACATCGCGCATGGCCCGACCTTCGCCAACGGCGTCACCAAGGCGATGCTCCACCAGGAGTGGTCGATGGGGCTGGACGATGCCATCGAGGCCGAGGCGCAGGCGCAGGCGCTGTGCATGACGACGGCCGACTTCGGGCGGGCGTACACCGCGTTCGTGGCGAAGCAGCGCCCCGTGTTCGAGGGCAACTGA
- a CDS encoding MarR family transcriptional regulator, with protein MTTSRRVTHAPSLGHESIGLEGRVVPDDHQSLKVWLRLLACSTQVETLVARRLRQEAGITLARFDLMAQLHRHPEGLRMSVLSRYLMVTGGNVTGLADQLEKEGLVERTTEPDDRRSLRVTLTRKGRRLFEKLAATHEAWIVTLFAGMGASDMRDLYDLLGRLRLQLATATTPAVSRPAARPRRPRRTGATT; from the coding sequence GTGACCACCTCCCGCCGCGTCACGCACGCACCGAGCCTCGGCCACGAGTCGATCGGCCTGGAGGGGCGCGTGGTCCCGGATGACCACCAGTCGCTGAAGGTCTGGCTGCGCCTGCTCGCGTGCAGCACGCAGGTCGAGACGCTCGTCGCGCGTCGCCTGCGCCAGGAGGCCGGCATCACGCTCGCCCGCTTCGACCTCATGGCGCAACTGCATCGCCACCCGGAGGGCCTGCGCATGAGCGTCCTGTCGCGCTACCTGATGGTCACCGGCGGCAACGTCACGGGCCTCGCCGATCAGCTGGAGAAGGAAGGGCTCGTCGAGCGCACCACCGAGCCGGATGACCGTCGCTCGCTGCGCGTCACCCTCACCCGCAAGGGGCGACGCCTGTTCGAGAAGCTCGCCGCCACCCACGAGGCCTGGATCGTCACGCTGTTCGCCGGCATGGGTGCCTCCGACATGCGCGACCTGTACGACCTGCTCGGCCGGCTGCGCCTGCAGCTCGCCACCGCCACCACCCCCGCCGTTTCCCGTCCCGCCGCCAGGCCGCGCCGCCCGCGACGCACCGGAGCCACGACATGA
- a CDS encoding SDR family oxidoreductase — translation MTDAARGTLPLAGRHAVITGAGHGIGAAIARVLAADGASLTLLGRRREPLMALADSLDARTTIVTADVSDAEAVRRAFDAARAERGPVTILVNNAGQAESAPFRRTTQELWDRMLAVNLTGTFHCTQTALPDLVRSPDGRIVNIASTAGQRGYAYVSAYSAAKHGVVGLTRSLALELANTGVTVNAVCPGFTETEMLHASLATIVAQTGRSVESARAELTKTNPQGRLVQPAEVAAAVQWLCSAAARSVTGQCISIAGGEVM, via the coding sequence ATGACCGACGCCGCACGCGGCACCTTGCCGCTGGCCGGCCGGCATGCCGTGATCACGGGTGCCGGCCACGGCATCGGTGCCGCCATCGCACGCGTGCTCGCCGCCGACGGCGCCTCGCTCACACTGCTGGGCCGGCGCCGGGAGCCGTTGATGGCGCTGGCCGACTCGCTCGACGCCCGCACCACCATCGTCACCGCCGACGTGAGCGACGCCGAGGCCGTGCGCCGCGCGTTCGATGCTGCGCGGGCCGAGCGCGGGCCGGTGACGATCCTCGTGAACAACGCCGGCCAGGCCGAAAGCGCACCGTTCAGGCGCACCACCCAGGAGTTGTGGGACCGGATGCTGGCCGTGAACCTCACGGGCACCTTTCACTGCACGCAAACAGCGCTGCCCGACCTGGTCCGATCACCCGACGGACGGATCGTGAACATCGCCAGCACCGCCGGCCAGCGCGGCTACGCGTACGTGAGTGCCTACAGCGCGGCCAAGCATGGCGTGGTTGGCCTCACGCGCTCACTGGCGCTCGAACTGGCGAATACCGGCGTGACGGTGAACGCCGTCTGCCCCGGCTTCACCGAGACCGAGATGCTGCACGCCAGCCTGGCGACCATCGTGGCGCAGACCGGCCGCAGCGTGGAGTCGGCGCGTGCCGAGCTCACGAAGACGAATCCGCAGGGTCGCCTCGTGCAGCCGGCGGAGGTGGCCGCGGCGGTGCAGTGGCTCTGCTCCGCGGCAGCGCGCTCGGTCACGGGCCAGTGCATCTCCATCGCCGGCGGGGAGGTCATGTGA
- a CDS encoding bifunctional salicylyl-CoA 5-hydroxylase/oxidoreductase yields MKIVCVGGGPAGLYFALLMKQADPTHDITVVERNKPYDTFGWGVVFSDATLENMRRCDPQTAATIESAFTHWDDIELDFKGRTIRSGGHGFVGIGRRKLLNILQDRCQELGVTLQFEAEVDSDTDFPDADLVVAADGINSKIRTKYADIFRPDIVTRPNRYIWLGTTKRWDAFNFTFEKTEHGWFQAHIYKFDDQTSTFIVETPEHVWKAHGLDTADSDASVAFCEQLFARTLDGHRLMTNARHLRGSAWLNFQRVTCEHWHHFNGRSHVVLMGDAVHTAHFAIGSGTKLAIEDAIELARQFTRIGATRAHIPAVLAEYQRMRAVDVLRLQNAAWNAMEWFEFVGERYADTLPPEQFMYSLLTRSQRISHENLRLRDTAWLEGFERWFATRAGLHIAEGATPPPPMFTPYTVRSVTLKNRVVVSPMAQYSATDGVPGDYHLVHLGARAMGGAALVMAEMTCVSPDARITPGCPGLWNTGQRDAWARIANWIHTSTDAKFGIQLGHAGAKGSTRVMWDGIDQPLADGNWPLISASPQQYLEGISQVSRAMTRADMDAVTAQFARAAQWAAEAGVDWLELHCAHGYLLSSFISPLTNSRSDEYGGALENRLRFPLEVFAAVRAAWPAELPMSVRISAHDWVPGGITPDDAIAIARAFRAAGADMIDCSSGQVSKRERPVYGRMFQTPFSDRIRNEGGIATIAVGAISEADHVNSIIAAGRADLCAVARPHLANPAWTLTEAAKIGYTPIAWPKQYRSGKPQMESLFAREKAALAALTAPAVTREPA; encoded by the coding sequence ATGAAGATCGTGTGCGTGGGCGGCGGTCCCGCCGGACTCTACTTCGCCCTGCTCATGAAGCAGGCCGACCCCACCCACGACATCACCGTCGTCGAACGCAACAAGCCGTACGACACCTTCGGCTGGGGCGTCGTGTTCTCCGACGCCACCCTCGAGAACATGCGCCGCTGCGACCCGCAGACCGCCGCCACCATCGAGTCCGCGTTCACCCACTGGGACGACATCGAGCTCGACTTCAAGGGCCGCACCATCCGCTCCGGCGGCCACGGCTTCGTCGGCATCGGGCGCCGCAAGCTCCTCAACATCCTCCAGGACCGCTGCCAGGAACTGGGTGTCACCCTGCAGTTCGAGGCCGAAGTCGACTCCGACACCGACTTCCCGGACGCCGACCTGGTCGTCGCCGCCGATGGCATCAACTCGAAGATCCGCACGAAGTACGCGGACATCTTCCGCCCCGACATCGTCACCCGCCCCAACCGCTACATCTGGCTCGGCACCACGAAACGCTGGGACGCCTTCAACTTCACCTTCGAGAAGACCGAACACGGCTGGTTCCAGGCCCACATCTACAAGTTCGACGACCAGACCAGCACCTTCATCGTCGAGACGCCCGAGCACGTGTGGAAGGCCCACGGCCTCGACACCGCCGACAGCGACGCCTCCGTCGCCTTCTGCGAACAGCTCTTCGCCCGCACCCTGGACGGCCATCGCCTGATGACCAACGCCCGCCACCTGCGCGGGTCGGCATGGCTCAACTTCCAGCGCGTGACGTGCGAACACTGGCACCACTTCAACGGGCGCAGCCACGTGGTGCTGATGGGCGACGCGGTGCATACGGCGCACTTCGCCATCGGCTCGGGCACCAAGCTCGCCATCGAGGATGCCATCGAGCTGGCACGCCAGTTCACGCGCATCGGCGCCACCCGTGCGCACATCCCCGCCGTGCTCGCGGAGTACCAGCGCATGCGAGCCGTGGACGTGCTGCGCCTGCAGAACGCCGCCTGGAACGCAATGGAGTGGTTCGAGTTCGTCGGCGAACGCTACGCCGACACGCTGCCACCCGAGCAGTTCATGTACTCGCTGCTCACCCGCTCGCAGCGCATCTCGCACGAGAACCTGCGCCTTCGCGACACGGCCTGGCTCGAAGGGTTCGAGCGCTGGTTCGCCACCCGCGCCGGCCTCCACATCGCCGAGGGCGCCACGCCGCCGCCGCCGATGTTCACGCCGTACACGGTCCGCAGCGTCACACTGAAGAACCGCGTGGTCGTCTCGCCGATGGCGCAGTACTCAGCCACGGACGGCGTGCCCGGTGACTACCACCTGGTGCACCTCGGCGCACGCGCCATGGGCGGCGCCGCACTGGTGATGGCGGAGATGACCTGCGTCAGCCCCGATGCACGCATCACGCCGGGCTGCCCCGGGCTCTGGAACACGGGCCAGCGCGACGCATGGGCGCGCATCGCGAACTGGATCCACACCAGCACCGACGCGAAGTTCGGCATCCAGCTCGGCCACGCGGGCGCCAAGGGATCCACCCGCGTGATGTGGGACGGCATCGACCAGCCACTGGCCGACGGCAACTGGCCGCTCATCTCGGCATCGCCGCAGCAGTACCTCGAGGGCATCAGCCAGGTGTCGCGCGCGATGACGCGCGCCGACATGGACGCCGTGACCGCGCAGTTCGCACGGGCCGCGCAGTGGGCGGCCGAGGCGGGGGTGGACTGGCTGGAGCTGCACTGCGCGCACGGATACCTGCTCTCGTCGTTCATCTCGCCGCTCACCAACTCCCGCTCCGACGAGTACGGCGGGGCGCTGGAGAACCGGCTGCGCTTCCCGCTCGAGGTCTTCGCCGCCGTGCGCGCCGCGTGGCCGGCCGAGCTCCCGATGTCGGTGCGCATCTCGGCCCACGACTGGGTGCCGGGTGGCATCACGCCCGATGATGCGATCGCGATCGCACGGGCCTTCAGGGCCGCCGGCGCCGACATGATCGACTGCTCGTCAGGACAGGTCAGCAAGCGCGAGCGCCCGGTGTACGGCCGCATGTTCCAGACGCCGTTCAGCGACCGCATCCGCAACGAGGGTGGCATCGCCACCATCGCCGTCGGTGCGATCAGCGAGGCCGATCACGTGAACAGCATCATCGCCGCCGGCCGCGCTGACCTGTGCGCCGTGGCACGTCCGCACCTCGCCAACCCGGCGTGGACGCTCACCGAGGCGGCGAAGATCGGCTACACACCCATCGCGTGGCCGAAGCAGTACCGCAGTGGCAAGCCACAGATGGAGTCACTCTTCGCGCGGGAGAAGGCCGCACTGGCGGCACTCACCGCACCCGCAGTGACCCGGGAGCCCGCATGA